The Nocardioides sp. S5 genome includes a window with the following:
- the trpB gene encoding tryptophan synthase subunit beta → MSQQTTQPVQYDADERGYFGQTWGGRFMPEALVAALDELTDAWQDAMADPAFVGEFERVLRDYAGTPSRLYHAERLSRTVGARVLLKREDLNHTGAHKIRNVMGQALLTKRMGKTRVIAETGAGQHGVASATAAAYFDLDCTVYMGAVDTRRQALNVARMQLLGAKVVPVESGSATLKDAINEAMRDWVASVDHTAYLFGTAAGPHPFPSMVRDFCRGIGDEARQQCLDQYGVLPDAVAACVGGGSNAIGLFTAFLEDEGVEIHGFEPGGDGVETGRHAATIHAGEAGVLHGARTYVLQDEDGQTVESHSISAGLDYPGVGPQHSWLAALGRATYTPVTDAQAMEAMALLSRTEGIIPAIETAHAVYGALDVARRLGEEKGPDATVIINLSGRGDKDMGTAIEWFGLGDADGEAEPVIATAPGEEA, encoded by the coding sequence GTGAGTCAGCAGACGACCCAGCCCGTGCAGTACGACGCCGACGAGCGCGGTTACTTCGGCCAGACCTGGGGCGGGCGCTTCATGCCCGAGGCCCTCGTCGCCGCGCTGGACGAGCTGACCGACGCCTGGCAGGACGCGATGGCCGACCCTGCCTTCGTGGGCGAGTTCGAGCGGGTGCTGCGCGACTACGCCGGCACCCCGAGCCGGCTCTACCACGCCGAACGGCTGTCGCGGACCGTCGGCGCCCGGGTGCTGCTCAAGCGCGAGGACCTCAACCACACCGGCGCCCACAAGATCCGCAACGTGATGGGCCAGGCGCTGCTCACCAAGCGGATGGGCAAGACGCGCGTCATCGCCGAGACCGGGGCCGGCCAGCACGGTGTCGCGAGTGCGACCGCCGCGGCCTACTTCGACCTGGACTGCACGGTCTACATGGGCGCCGTCGACACCCGCCGCCAGGCGCTCAACGTCGCCCGCATGCAGCTCCTCGGTGCCAAGGTCGTCCCCGTCGAGTCCGGCAGCGCGACGCTGAAGGACGCCATCAACGAGGCCATGCGCGACTGGGTCGCCAGCGTCGACCACACGGCCTACCTCTTCGGCACCGCGGCAGGCCCGCACCCGTTCCCGAGCATGGTCCGCGACTTCTGCCGCGGCATCGGCGACGAGGCGCGCCAGCAGTGCCTCGACCAGTACGGCGTCCTCCCGGACGCGGTCGCGGCGTGCGTCGGCGGCGGCTCCAACGCGATCGGGCTGTTCACGGCGTTCCTCGAGGACGAGGGAGTCGAGATCCACGGCTTCGAGCCCGGCGGCGACGGCGTCGAGACCGGTCGCCACGCCGCGACCATCCACGCGGGCGAGGCGGGTGTCCTGCACGGCGCGCGCACCTACGTCCTGCAGGACGAGGACGGCCAGACCGTGGAGTCCCACTCCATCTCCGCCGGGCTCGACTACCCCGGCGTCGGTCCGCAGCACTCCTGGCTCGCGGCCCTGGGTCGGGCGACGTACACGCCCGTCACGGACGCCCAGGCCATGGAGGCCATGGCGTTGCTGAGCCGCACGGAGGGCATCATCCCGGCGATCGAGACCGCGCACGCGGTCTACGGCGCCCTCGATGTGGCCCGCCGCCTGGGCGAGGAGAAGGGCCCCGACGCGACGGTCATCATCAACCTCAGCGGTCGCGGCGACAAGGACATGGGCACGGCCATCGAGTGGTTCGGGCTCGGCGACGCCGACGGCGAGGCCGAGCCGGTCATCGCGACGGCGCCGGGGGAGGAGGCCTGA
- the lgt gene encoding prolipoprotein diacylglyceryl transferase: MLPLPSPMVVLMSIPSPSQGVWHLGPVPIRGYALSIILGIVFAIWLGERRWVARGGKAGDVSDLAIWAIPFGLVGGRLYHVITDWELYFGEGRNPVTALYVWRGGLGIWGAIALGIVGIWIGARLRGIKLLPLLDALAPGVLVAQALGRWGNWFNQELYGRPTDLPWGLEIDVANRPSQYLDVATFHPAFLYECLWNLAAFAVLIWLDRRYRLGHGRVAALYVMLYTAGRGWIENLRIDDVQMDDVLGLRLNVWTSIVLFVLAAIYFAVSARRHPGREEVVRTPEPDPDPSEEDADERSTSGPTA; encoded by the coding sequence ATGCTGCCCCTGCCGTCCCCGATGGTGGTCCTGATGTCCATCCCGAGCCCGTCGCAGGGCGTGTGGCACCTCGGGCCGGTGCCGATCCGCGGCTACGCGCTGAGCATCATCCTGGGCATCGTCTTCGCCATCTGGCTCGGCGAGCGCCGCTGGGTCGCCCGCGGCGGCAAGGCCGGCGACGTGAGCGACCTCGCGATCTGGGCGATCCCGTTCGGGCTGGTCGGCGGCCGGCTCTACCACGTCATCACGGACTGGGAGCTCTACTTCGGGGAGGGCAGGAACCCGGTCACCGCGCTCTACGTCTGGCGAGGTGGACTCGGCATCTGGGGCGCGATCGCGCTGGGCATCGTGGGCATCTGGATCGGTGCGCGGCTGCGCGGGATCAAGCTCCTGCCGCTGCTCGACGCACTCGCCCCGGGCGTCCTGGTCGCCCAGGCGCTGGGACGCTGGGGCAACTGGTTCAACCAGGAGCTCTACGGCCGTCCGACCGACCTGCCGTGGGGCCTGGAGATCGACGTGGCCAACCGCCCGTCGCAGTACCTCGACGTCGCGACGTTCCACCCGGCGTTCCTCTACGAGTGCCTGTGGAACCTGGCTGCCTTCGCGGTCCTCATCTGGCTCGACCGTCGCTACCGCCTCGGGCACGGGCGCGTCGCCGCGCTCTACGTGATGCTCTACACCGCCGGACGCGGGTGGATCGAGAACCTGCGCATCGACGACGTGCAGATGGACGACGTCCTCGGCCTGCGGCTCAACGTGTGGACCTCGATCGTGCTCTTCGTCCTCGCAGCGATCTACTTCGCCGTCTCCGCCCGGCGCCACCCGGGCCGCGAGGAGGTCGTGCGCACCCCCGAGCCGGACCCGGACCCGTCCGAGGAGGACGCCGACGAGCGCTCCACGTCCGGTCCCACGGCCTGA
- the trpA gene encoding tryptophan synthase subunit alpha, translating to MTSTTTSTTQAFEKARAEGRSALVGYLPAGFPSVEGSITALRTMVEAGCDVIEIGLPYSDPVMDGPTIQAAAQQALEGGVRTADVLRVVEAVAETGVPTLVMTYWNPIERYGVERWASDLAKAGGAGMITPDITPDHGSAWIDAADAHDLDKVFLVAPSSTDDRIAMTAAESRGFVYAAAVMGVTGARDASSDLAGPLVGRVRASGDIPVAVGIGVSNGDQAAEVAAFADGVIVGSAFVRCLLDHAGDEAAGIEALRALTTDLAEGVRRGAR from the coding sequence ATGACCTCGACCACCACCTCGACCACCCAGGCGTTCGAGAAGGCCCGCGCCGAGGGCCGCTCGGCCCTCGTCGGCTACCTGCCCGCCGGTTTCCCGAGCGTCGAGGGCTCGATCACCGCGCTTCGCACGATGGTCGAGGCCGGGTGCGACGTGATCGAGATCGGCCTGCCCTACAGCGACCCCGTCATGGACGGGCCCACCATCCAGGCCGCCGCGCAGCAGGCGCTCGAGGGCGGCGTCCGCACGGCCGACGTCCTGCGCGTGGTCGAGGCCGTCGCCGAGACCGGCGTGCCGACCCTCGTCATGACCTACTGGAACCCGATCGAGCGCTACGGCGTGGAGCGGTGGGCGAGCGACCTGGCGAAGGCCGGGGGTGCCGGGATGATCACGCCCGACATCACACCGGACCACGGGTCGGCCTGGATCGACGCGGCCGACGCGCACGACCTCGACAAGGTGTTCCTGGTCGCCCCCAGCTCCACCGACGACCGGATCGCGATGACGGCCGCCGAGAGCCGCGGCTTCGTCTACGCCGCAGCCGTCATGGGCGTCACCGGTGCCCGTGACGCGAGCTCCGACCTCGCGGGCCCGCTCGTGGGACGGGTGCGCGCCAGCGGCGACATCCCGGTCGCGGTCGGCATCGGCGTCAGCAACGGCGACCAGGCGGCCGAGGTGGCGGCCTTCGCCGACGGCGTCATCGTCGGCTCGGCGTTCGTGCGCTGCCTGCTCGACCACGCCGGCGACGAGGCCGCGGGGATCGAGGCGCTGCGCGCGCTGACCACCGACCTGGCCGAGGGCGTACGCCGTGGCGCGAGGTAG
- a CDS encoding SCO family protein codes for MARGRALAGLALLGLLAACGGEAGAGPGATGGELTGTVLDPPFEVDPTPLVDTSGAAYSLTEDTDKDLTLVFFGYTNCPDICGQVMATLAGTLARLDDEQKERLDVVFVTTDPARDTGEVVEDYVSAFDDSIVGVTGPLDDIIGVARSMAVAVDQGEKLPSGGYEVTHGTRVLAIDADDESTMMWDQDVSQAELAGDVTLLLDEG; via the coding sequence GTGGCGCGAGGTAGGGCCCTCGCGGGACTCGCGCTGCTCGGGCTGCTGGCCGCCTGCGGCGGCGAGGCCGGAGCGGGACCGGGTGCGACGGGCGGGGAGCTCACCGGCACCGTGCTGGACCCGCCCTTCGAGGTCGACCCGACCCCGCTGGTCGACACCAGCGGAGCGGCGTACAGCCTGACCGAGGACACCGACAAGGACCTGACGCTGGTCTTCTTCGGCTACACCAACTGCCCCGACATCTGCGGCCAGGTGATGGCGACCCTCGCGGGCACGCTCGCCCGGCTCGACGACGAGCAGAAGGAGCGCCTCGACGTGGTCTTCGTGACCACCGACCCGGCCCGTGACACCGGCGAGGTCGTCGAGGACTACGTCAGCGCCTTCGACGACAGCATCGTCGGGGTGACCGGTCCGCTCGACGACATCATCGGCGTGGCACGGAGCATGGCGGTCGCGGTCGACCAGGGCGAGAAGCTGCCCAGCGGCGGCTACGAGGTCACCCACGGCACCCGGGTCCTGGCCATCGACGCCGATGACGAGTCCACCATGATGTGGGACCAGGACGTCTCCCAGGCCGAGCTCGCCGGCGACGTCACCCTGCTGCTCGACGAAGGATGA
- the trpC gene encoding indole-3-glycerol phosphate synthase TrpC: MPATGSVLDDIVAGVREDLARREADLPLSELLAHLADAPAPRDPMPHFRARGSSVIAEVKRRSPSKGDLAEIPDPAVLAAAYARGGAAAISVLTEERRFGGSLADLRTVRAAVDTPILRKDFIVETYQLVEARAAGADLALLIVAALDDDTLRRLHDEAGELGLTVLVEVHDEAETERAMALDAELIGVNSRNLKTLEVDAGVFGRLAPQIHADVVKVAESGITGVVDVERFVSEGAGAVLVGEALVKDGDPEAAVRAMTGVTAP; encoded by the coding sequence ATGCCTGCGACCGGTTCCGTGCTCGACGACATCGTCGCGGGCGTCCGTGAGGACCTCGCGCGCCGCGAGGCCGACCTCCCGCTGTCCGAGCTGCTCGCGCACCTCGCCGACGCGCCCGCGCCGCGCGACCCGATGCCGCACTTCCGCGCCCGCGGTTCGAGCGTGATCGCCGAGGTGAAGCGGCGCAGTCCGAGCAAGGGCGACCTCGCCGAGATCCCCGACCCGGCCGTGCTCGCGGCGGCGTACGCCCGTGGTGGTGCCGCGGCGATCTCGGTGCTCACCGAGGAGCGCCGCTTCGGTGGCAGCCTGGCCGACCTGCGGACGGTCCGCGCCGCCGTCGACACGCCGATCCTGCGCAAGGACTTCATCGTCGAGACCTACCAGCTCGTCGAAGCGCGCGCCGCCGGCGCCGACCTGGCGCTGCTGATCGTCGCGGCCCTCGACGACGACACGTTGCGCCGCCTCCACGACGAGGCCGGAGAGCTCGGACTCACCGTGCTGGTCGAGGTGCACGACGAGGCCGAGACCGAGCGGGCCATGGCGCTCGACGCGGAGCTGATCGGCGTCAACAGCCGCAACCTCAAGACCCTCGAGGTCGACGCGGGCGTCTTCGGTCGCCTCGCCCCCCAGATCCACGCCGACGTGGTCAAGGTCGCCGAGAGCGGCATCACCGGCGTCGTCGACGTCGAGCGCTTCGTCTCCGAGGGAGCAGGCGCGGTGCTGGTCGGCGAGGCACTGGTCAAGGACGGCGACCCCGAGGCCGCCGTACGTGCGATGACAGGAGTGACGGCACCGTGA